A single genomic interval of Zingiber officinale cultivar Zhangliang chromosome 4A, Zo_v1.1, whole genome shotgun sequence harbors:
- the LOC121970466 gene encoding receptor-like serine/threonine-protein kinase SD1-7 isoform X1 has protein sequence MKLFPSHLLKIVAVALFFLAPSSSSEDTMYQNSALVNNQNLTSTGDHLFRLGFFSLDNSSANGYLGIWYCNLTPQEGTVVWIANRNKPVNKSMASFNFTSDGNLILFEEDQTVWSTGTRSTGLNYARLQLLDSGNLVLNDSNSILWQSFEQPNDSDTYLPGMKLGFNNRTNTSWQQVSWKNSTDPSPGDYIRMIRALRIPDLVIFNRSAKYRRSGLWNGHEFVGHPSMANSQVAINFTFVSNENETYYMANSSNLVLSRSVLCDNGTFQRWFLGTGEWQLLWSIPEDVCDLYNYCGRNKMCTKKYNGPDCQCLPGLKIVENGCQREKPLNCSSNQFSKVPNVKVPDTENATSRGKMNLDDCKNLCLNDCSCVAYAVISGSYGCITWTGDLLDIRTFDDEGRNDLYIRLDHQSTINQTSVFFFLPESSTKKHAWVAIAIPLLLGFFLLCGVGVLVRWKRNRASTRLLLQLPNVCEGGSTPDDVSESRSSVSIDSEDSRDLHNTDKGVGLLNTLGLLPSYDLCTIKNATNNFSDGNKLGEGGFGVVYKGQLEDGQRIAVKKLSRNSSQGPNEFQNELSLIAKLQHRNLVRLLGCCIEGAERLIVLEYMENKSLDAFIYDKTKSSLLDWQKRLDIIIGIARGLLYLHQDSILRVIHRDLKPSNILLDRDMTPKISDFGIARIAEGERDLADGTTRPIGTFGYMAPEYLSCGYFSFKSDVFSFGVIVLEILSGKRNRTFGQANSGLNLLQHTYRLWKEGRSLDILDDAVSCSYPTIKILRCIRMALLCVQDNYENRPTMTEVVMMLTSEDHLIPLKQPIITSTRSDGDYTTKEMSITITGR, from the exons ATGAAGTTGTTTCCTTCTCATTTGCTGAAAATAGTAGCAGTAGCACTCTTCTTTCTTGCCCCGTCCTCATCTTCTG AAGATACAATGTACCAGAACAGCGCACTTGTGAATAACCAGAACTTGACATCGACAGGAGATCACTTGTTCCGACTGGGCTTCTTCAGTCTAGATAATAGCTCAGCAAACGGATACTTAGGAATCTGGTATTGCAATCTAACACCTCAAGAAGGCACTGTAGTATGGATCGCCAATAGGAACAAGCCTGTCAACAAATCCATGGCATCCTTCAACTTCACTTCCGATGGAAATCTAATCTTGTTTGAGGAGGACCAAACCGTTTGGTCGACAGGAACGAGATCCACAGGACTCAATTATGCACGCTTGCAGCTTTTAGATTCTGGAAACCTCGTGCTGAACGACAGCAACTCGATTCTATGGCAGAGCTTTGAGCAGCCGAACGACAGCGACACGTATCTTCCTGGTATGAAGCTCGGATTTAACAACCGGACCAATACTTCATGGCAGCAAGTGTCATGGAAGAACTCCACGGATCCTTCTCCGGGAGACTACATCCGGATGATTCGTGCTCTACGTATTCCGGATTTGGTCATTTTTAACAGATCCGCCAAATACCGTCGCAGCGGCCTATGGAACGGACATGAGTTCGTCGGCCATCCGTCGATGGCGAACAGCCAGGTAGCCATAAATTTCACGTTTGTGTCCAATGAGAATGAGACCTATTATATGGCTAATTCGTCGAATCTGGTGCTGTCACGGTCGGTGTTGTGCGACAATGGGACCTTCCAGCGTTGGTTTCTTGGCACGGGAGAGTGGCAGCTTCTGTGGTCGATTCCGGAGGACGTGTGCGATTTGTACAACTACTGCGGTCGAAACAAAATGTGCACCAAGAAATACAATGGCCCCGACTGCCAGTGCTTGCCCGGGTTAAAGATTGTGGAGAACGGATGCCAGAGGGAGAAGCCTTTGAATTGCTCGTCGAACCAGTTTTCCAAGGTGCCGAACGTGAAGGTGCCCGACACTGAGAACGCTACATCACGAGGAAAGATGAATCTCGATGACTGCAAGAATTTGTGCTTGAATGATTGCTCCTGTGTGGCATATGCGGTGATCAGTGGGTCTTATGGATGCATAACTTGGACTGGTGATCTGTTGGATATCAGAACTTTTGATGATGAAGGACGAAATGATTTATACATTCGACTGGATCATCAGAGTACGATTAATCAAACTTCTGTCTTTTTTTTCCTACCAGAATCATCAACAAAGAAGCACGCGTGGGTGGCGATAGCCATTCCTCTGTTGCTGGGATTTTTTCTATTATGCGGTGTGGGCGTACTCGTGCGGTGGAAGAGAAACAGAGCGTCGACCAGATTGCTATTACAGTTGCCAAATGTATGCGAAG GTGGCTCGACTCCTGATGATGTATCAGAGTCAAGGTCGTCGGTCTCGATCGACTCTGAAGATTCTCGTGATCTGCATAATACTGATAAAGGAGTAG GTTTGCTCAACACATTGGGTTTACTACCTTCCTACGATTTGTGTACAATAAAAAATGCGACAAATAATTTCTCTGATGGAAACAAACTTGGAGAAGGTGGATTTGGTGTGGTTTACAAG GGACAATTAGAAGATGGACAAAGGATTGCTGTCAAGAAATTATCCAGAAACTCCTCACAAGGCCCAAATGAGTTCCAAAATGAACTCTCGTTGATAGCCAAGTTGCAACATAGAAACCTTGTTCGTCTTTTGGGTTGTTGTATCGAAGGCGCCGAGAGACTTATCGTTCTTGAATATATGGAAAACAAGAGCTTAGATGCCTTTATTTATG ATAAAACAAAAAGTTCTTTGCTAGATTGGCAAAAACGTCTTGACATTATAATTGGAATTGCTCGAGGCCTTTTATACCTTCATCAAGACTCTATCTTGAGAGTCATTCATCGTGATCTTAAGCCAAGTAATATCCTCTTGGATAGAGATATGACTCCAAAAATTTCAGATTTTGGCATAGCAAGAATAGCTGAAGGAGAGAGAGATCTTGCAGATGGAACTACTAGACCAATTGGAACCTT TGGATATATGGCACCTGAATATTTATCATGCGGGTATTTTTCATTTAAATCAGATGTGTTCAGTTTTGGCGTGATAGTGCTAGAAATCTTAAGCGGCAAGAGGAATAGAACATTCGGCCAAGCAAATTCAGGTTTAAACCTTTTACAACAt ACATATAGACTTTGGAAGGAAGGAAGATCCTTGGATATTCTTGACGATGCAGTAAGCTGCTCGTATCCAACAATCAAAATCCTACGCTGCATCCGAATGGCTCTTTTGTGCGTACAAGATAACTATGAAAACAGACCAACAATGACAGAGGTGGTGATGATGTTAACAAGTGAGGATCATTTGATTCCACTTAAGCAACCCATAATAACATCAACTCGTAGTGACGGAGATTATACTACCAAAGAAATGAGTATCACAATCACAGGTCGATGA
- the LOC121970466 gene encoding receptor-like serine/threonine-protein kinase SD1-7 isoform X2, whose translation MKLFPSHLLKIVAVALFFLAPSSSSDTMYQNSALVNNQNLTSTGDHLFRLGFFSLDNSSANGYLGIWYCNLTPQEGTVVWIANRNKPVNKSMASFNFTSDGNLILFEEDQTVWSTGTRSTGLNYARLQLLDSGNLVLNDSNSILWQSFEQPNDSDTYLPGMKLGFNNRTNTSWQQVSWKNSTDPSPGDYIRMIRALRIPDLVIFNRSAKYRRSGLWNGHEFVGHPSMANSQVAINFTFVSNENETYYMANSSNLVLSRSVLCDNGTFQRWFLGTGEWQLLWSIPEDVCDLYNYCGRNKMCTKKYNGPDCQCLPGLKIVENGCQREKPLNCSSNQFSKVPNVKVPDTENATSRGKMNLDDCKNLCLNDCSCVAYAVISGSYGCITWTGDLLDIRTFDDEGRNDLYIRLDHQSTINQTSVFFFLPESSTKKHAWVAIAIPLLLGFFLLCGVGVLVRWKRNRASTRLLLQLPNVCEGGSTPDDVSESRSSVSIDSEDSRDLHNTDKGVGLLNTLGLLPSYDLCTIKNATNNFSDGNKLGEGGFGVVYKGQLEDGQRIAVKKLSRNSSQGPNEFQNELSLIAKLQHRNLVRLLGCCIEGAERLIVLEYMENKSLDAFIYDKTKSSLLDWQKRLDIIIGIARGLLYLHQDSILRVIHRDLKPSNILLDRDMTPKISDFGIARIAEGERDLADGTTRPIGTFGYMAPEYLSCGYFSFKSDVFSFGVIVLEILSGKRNRTFGQANSGLNLLQHTYRLWKEGRSLDILDDAVSCSYPTIKILRCIRMALLCVQDNYENRPTMTEVVMMLTSEDHLIPLKQPIITSTRSDGDYTTKEMSITITGR comes from the exons ATGAAGTTGTTTCCTTCTCATTTGCTGAAAATAGTAGCAGTAGCACTCTTCTTTCTTGCCCCGTCCTCATCTTCTG ATACAATGTACCAGAACAGCGCACTTGTGAATAACCAGAACTTGACATCGACAGGAGATCACTTGTTCCGACTGGGCTTCTTCAGTCTAGATAATAGCTCAGCAAACGGATACTTAGGAATCTGGTATTGCAATCTAACACCTCAAGAAGGCACTGTAGTATGGATCGCCAATAGGAACAAGCCTGTCAACAAATCCATGGCATCCTTCAACTTCACTTCCGATGGAAATCTAATCTTGTTTGAGGAGGACCAAACCGTTTGGTCGACAGGAACGAGATCCACAGGACTCAATTATGCACGCTTGCAGCTTTTAGATTCTGGAAACCTCGTGCTGAACGACAGCAACTCGATTCTATGGCAGAGCTTTGAGCAGCCGAACGACAGCGACACGTATCTTCCTGGTATGAAGCTCGGATTTAACAACCGGACCAATACTTCATGGCAGCAAGTGTCATGGAAGAACTCCACGGATCCTTCTCCGGGAGACTACATCCGGATGATTCGTGCTCTACGTATTCCGGATTTGGTCATTTTTAACAGATCCGCCAAATACCGTCGCAGCGGCCTATGGAACGGACATGAGTTCGTCGGCCATCCGTCGATGGCGAACAGCCAGGTAGCCATAAATTTCACGTTTGTGTCCAATGAGAATGAGACCTATTATATGGCTAATTCGTCGAATCTGGTGCTGTCACGGTCGGTGTTGTGCGACAATGGGACCTTCCAGCGTTGGTTTCTTGGCACGGGAGAGTGGCAGCTTCTGTGGTCGATTCCGGAGGACGTGTGCGATTTGTACAACTACTGCGGTCGAAACAAAATGTGCACCAAGAAATACAATGGCCCCGACTGCCAGTGCTTGCCCGGGTTAAAGATTGTGGAGAACGGATGCCAGAGGGAGAAGCCTTTGAATTGCTCGTCGAACCAGTTTTCCAAGGTGCCGAACGTGAAGGTGCCCGACACTGAGAACGCTACATCACGAGGAAAGATGAATCTCGATGACTGCAAGAATTTGTGCTTGAATGATTGCTCCTGTGTGGCATATGCGGTGATCAGTGGGTCTTATGGATGCATAACTTGGACTGGTGATCTGTTGGATATCAGAACTTTTGATGATGAAGGACGAAATGATTTATACATTCGACTGGATCATCAGAGTACGATTAATCAAACTTCTGTCTTTTTTTTCCTACCAGAATCATCAACAAAGAAGCACGCGTGGGTGGCGATAGCCATTCCTCTGTTGCTGGGATTTTTTCTATTATGCGGTGTGGGCGTACTCGTGCGGTGGAAGAGAAACAGAGCGTCGACCAGATTGCTATTACAGTTGCCAAATGTATGCGAAG GTGGCTCGACTCCTGATGATGTATCAGAGTCAAGGTCGTCGGTCTCGATCGACTCTGAAGATTCTCGTGATCTGCATAATACTGATAAAGGAGTAG GTTTGCTCAACACATTGGGTTTACTACCTTCCTACGATTTGTGTACAATAAAAAATGCGACAAATAATTTCTCTGATGGAAACAAACTTGGAGAAGGTGGATTTGGTGTGGTTTACAAG GGACAATTAGAAGATGGACAAAGGATTGCTGTCAAGAAATTATCCAGAAACTCCTCACAAGGCCCAAATGAGTTCCAAAATGAACTCTCGTTGATAGCCAAGTTGCAACATAGAAACCTTGTTCGTCTTTTGGGTTGTTGTATCGAAGGCGCCGAGAGACTTATCGTTCTTGAATATATGGAAAACAAGAGCTTAGATGCCTTTATTTATG ATAAAACAAAAAGTTCTTTGCTAGATTGGCAAAAACGTCTTGACATTATAATTGGAATTGCTCGAGGCCTTTTATACCTTCATCAAGACTCTATCTTGAGAGTCATTCATCGTGATCTTAAGCCAAGTAATATCCTCTTGGATAGAGATATGACTCCAAAAATTTCAGATTTTGGCATAGCAAGAATAGCTGAAGGAGAGAGAGATCTTGCAGATGGAACTACTAGACCAATTGGAACCTT TGGATATATGGCACCTGAATATTTATCATGCGGGTATTTTTCATTTAAATCAGATGTGTTCAGTTTTGGCGTGATAGTGCTAGAAATCTTAAGCGGCAAGAGGAATAGAACATTCGGCCAAGCAAATTCAGGTTTAAACCTTTTACAACAt ACATATAGACTTTGGAAGGAAGGAAGATCCTTGGATATTCTTGACGATGCAGTAAGCTGCTCGTATCCAACAATCAAAATCCTACGCTGCATCCGAATGGCTCTTTTGTGCGTACAAGATAACTATGAAAACAGACCAACAATGACAGAGGTGGTGATGATGTTAACAAGTGAGGATCATTTGATTCCACTTAAGCAACCCATAATAACATCAACTCGTAGTGACGGAGATTATACTACCAAAGAAATGAGTATCACAATCACAGGTCGATGA
- the LOC121970466 gene encoding receptor-like serine/threonine-protein kinase SD1-7 isoform X4: MKLFPSHLLKIVAVALFFLAPSSSSEDTMYQNSALVNNQNLTSTGDHLFRLGFFSLDNSSANGYLGIWYCNLTPQEGTVVWIANRNKPVNKSMASFNFTSDGNLILFEEDQTVWSTGTRSTGLNYARLQLLDSGNLVLNDSNSILWQSFEQPNDSDTYLPGMKLGFNNRTNTSWQQVSWKNSTDPSPGDYIRMIRALRIPDLVIFNRSAKYRRSGLWNGHEFVGHPSMANSQVAINFTFVSNENETYYMANSSNLVLSRSVLCDNGTFQRWFLGTGEWQLLWSIPEDVCDLYNYCGRNKMCTKKYNGPDCQCLPGLKIVENGCQREKPLNCSSNQFSKVPNVKVPDTENATSRGKMNLDDCKNLCLNDCSCVAYAVISGSYGCITWTESSTKKHAWVAIAIPLLLGFFLLCGVGVLVRWKRNRASTRLLLQLPNVCEGGSTPDDVSESRSSVSIDSEDSRDLHNTDKGVGLLNTLGLLPSYDLCTIKNATNNFSDGNKLGEGGFGVVYKGQLEDGQRIAVKKLSRNSSQGPNEFQNELSLIAKLQHRNLVRLLGCCIEGAERLIVLEYMENKSLDAFIYDKTKSSLLDWQKRLDIIIGIARGLLYLHQDSILRVIHRDLKPSNILLDRDMTPKISDFGIARIAEGERDLADGTTRPIGTFGYMAPEYLSCGYFSFKSDVFSFGVIVLEILSGKRNRTFGQANSGLNLLQHTYRLWKEGRSLDILDDAVSCSYPTIKILRCIRMALLCVQDNYENRPTMTEVVMMLTSEDHLIPLKQPIITSTRSDGDYTTKEMSITITGR; this comes from the exons ATGAAGTTGTTTCCTTCTCATTTGCTGAAAATAGTAGCAGTAGCACTCTTCTTTCTTGCCCCGTCCTCATCTTCTG AAGATACAATGTACCAGAACAGCGCACTTGTGAATAACCAGAACTTGACATCGACAGGAGATCACTTGTTCCGACTGGGCTTCTTCAGTCTAGATAATAGCTCAGCAAACGGATACTTAGGAATCTGGTATTGCAATCTAACACCTCAAGAAGGCACTGTAGTATGGATCGCCAATAGGAACAAGCCTGTCAACAAATCCATGGCATCCTTCAACTTCACTTCCGATGGAAATCTAATCTTGTTTGAGGAGGACCAAACCGTTTGGTCGACAGGAACGAGATCCACAGGACTCAATTATGCACGCTTGCAGCTTTTAGATTCTGGAAACCTCGTGCTGAACGACAGCAACTCGATTCTATGGCAGAGCTTTGAGCAGCCGAACGACAGCGACACGTATCTTCCTGGTATGAAGCTCGGATTTAACAACCGGACCAATACTTCATGGCAGCAAGTGTCATGGAAGAACTCCACGGATCCTTCTCCGGGAGACTACATCCGGATGATTCGTGCTCTACGTATTCCGGATTTGGTCATTTTTAACAGATCCGCCAAATACCGTCGCAGCGGCCTATGGAACGGACATGAGTTCGTCGGCCATCCGTCGATGGCGAACAGCCAGGTAGCCATAAATTTCACGTTTGTGTCCAATGAGAATGAGACCTATTATATGGCTAATTCGTCGAATCTGGTGCTGTCACGGTCGGTGTTGTGCGACAATGGGACCTTCCAGCGTTGGTTTCTTGGCACGGGAGAGTGGCAGCTTCTGTGGTCGATTCCGGAGGACGTGTGCGATTTGTACAACTACTGCGGTCGAAACAAAATGTGCACCAAGAAATACAATGGCCCCGACTGCCAGTGCTTGCCCGGGTTAAAGATTGTGGAGAACGGATGCCAGAGGGAGAAGCCTTTGAATTGCTCGTCGAACCAGTTTTCCAAGGTGCCGAACGTGAAGGTGCCCGACACTGAGAACGCTACATCACGAGGAAAGATGAATCTCGATGACTGCAAGAATTTGTGCTTGAATGATTGCTCCTGTGTGGCATATGCGGTGATCAGTGGGTCTTATGGATGCATAACTTGGACTG AATCATCAACAAAGAAGCACGCGTGGGTGGCGATAGCCATTCCTCTGTTGCTGGGATTTTTTCTATTATGCGGTGTGGGCGTACTCGTGCGGTGGAAGAGAAACAGAGCGTCGACCAGATTGCTATTACAGTTGCCAAATGTATGCGAAG GTGGCTCGACTCCTGATGATGTATCAGAGTCAAGGTCGTCGGTCTCGATCGACTCTGAAGATTCTCGTGATCTGCATAATACTGATAAAGGAGTAG GTTTGCTCAACACATTGGGTTTACTACCTTCCTACGATTTGTGTACAATAAAAAATGCGACAAATAATTTCTCTGATGGAAACAAACTTGGAGAAGGTGGATTTGGTGTGGTTTACAAG GGACAATTAGAAGATGGACAAAGGATTGCTGTCAAGAAATTATCCAGAAACTCCTCACAAGGCCCAAATGAGTTCCAAAATGAACTCTCGTTGATAGCCAAGTTGCAACATAGAAACCTTGTTCGTCTTTTGGGTTGTTGTATCGAAGGCGCCGAGAGACTTATCGTTCTTGAATATATGGAAAACAAGAGCTTAGATGCCTTTATTTATG ATAAAACAAAAAGTTCTTTGCTAGATTGGCAAAAACGTCTTGACATTATAATTGGAATTGCTCGAGGCCTTTTATACCTTCATCAAGACTCTATCTTGAGAGTCATTCATCGTGATCTTAAGCCAAGTAATATCCTCTTGGATAGAGATATGACTCCAAAAATTTCAGATTTTGGCATAGCAAGAATAGCTGAAGGAGAGAGAGATCTTGCAGATGGAACTACTAGACCAATTGGAACCTT TGGATATATGGCACCTGAATATTTATCATGCGGGTATTTTTCATTTAAATCAGATGTGTTCAGTTTTGGCGTGATAGTGCTAGAAATCTTAAGCGGCAAGAGGAATAGAACATTCGGCCAAGCAAATTCAGGTTTAAACCTTTTACAACAt ACATATAGACTTTGGAAGGAAGGAAGATCCTTGGATATTCTTGACGATGCAGTAAGCTGCTCGTATCCAACAATCAAAATCCTACGCTGCATCCGAATGGCTCTTTTGTGCGTACAAGATAACTATGAAAACAGACCAACAATGACAGAGGTGGTGATGATGTTAACAAGTGAGGATCATTTGATTCCACTTAAGCAACCCATAATAACATCAACTCGTAGTGACGGAGATTATACTACCAAAGAAATGAGTATCACAATCACAGGTCGATGA
- the LOC121970466 gene encoding receptor-like serine/threonine-protein kinase SD1-7 isoform X3, whose translation MKLFPSHLLKIVAVALFFLAPSSSSEDTMYQNSALVNNQNLTSTGDHLFRLGFFSLDNSSANGYLGIWYCNLTPQEGTVVWIANRNKPVNKSMASFNFTSDGNLILFEEDQTVWSTGTRSTGLNYARLQLLDSGNLVLNDSNSILWQSFEQPNDSDTYLPGMKLGFNNRTNTSWQQVSWKNSTDPSPGDYIRMIRALRIPDLVIFNRSAKYRRSGLWNGHEFVGHPSMANSQRWFLGTGEWQLLWSIPEDVCDLYNYCGRNKMCTKKYNGPDCQCLPGLKIVENGCQREKPLNCSSNQFSKVPNVKVPDTENATSRGKMNLDDCKNLCLNDCSCVAYAVISGSYGCITWTGDLLDIRTFDDEGRNDLYIRLDHQSTINQTSVFFFLPESSTKKHAWVAIAIPLLLGFFLLCGVGVLVRWKRNRASTRLLLQLPNVCEGGSTPDDVSESRSSVSIDSEDSRDLHNTDKGVGLLNTLGLLPSYDLCTIKNATNNFSDGNKLGEGGFGVVYKGQLEDGQRIAVKKLSRNSSQGPNEFQNELSLIAKLQHRNLVRLLGCCIEGAERLIVLEYMENKSLDAFIYDKTKSSLLDWQKRLDIIIGIARGLLYLHQDSILRVIHRDLKPSNILLDRDMTPKISDFGIARIAEGERDLADGTTRPIGTFGYMAPEYLSCGYFSFKSDVFSFGVIVLEILSGKRNRTFGQANSGLNLLQHTYRLWKEGRSLDILDDAVSCSYPTIKILRCIRMALLCVQDNYENRPTMTEVVMMLTSEDHLIPLKQPIITSTRSDGDYTTKEMSITITGR comes from the exons ATGAAGTTGTTTCCTTCTCATTTGCTGAAAATAGTAGCAGTAGCACTCTTCTTTCTTGCCCCGTCCTCATCTTCTG AAGATACAATGTACCAGAACAGCGCACTTGTGAATAACCAGAACTTGACATCGACAGGAGATCACTTGTTCCGACTGGGCTTCTTCAGTCTAGATAATAGCTCAGCAAACGGATACTTAGGAATCTGGTATTGCAATCTAACACCTCAAGAAGGCACTGTAGTATGGATCGCCAATAGGAACAAGCCTGTCAACAAATCCATGGCATCCTTCAACTTCACTTCCGATGGAAATCTAATCTTGTTTGAGGAGGACCAAACCGTTTGGTCGACAGGAACGAGATCCACAGGACTCAATTATGCACGCTTGCAGCTTTTAGATTCTGGAAACCTCGTGCTGAACGACAGCAACTCGATTCTATGGCAGAGCTTTGAGCAGCCGAACGACAGCGACACGTATCTTCCTGGTATGAAGCTCGGATTTAACAACCGGACCAATACTTCATGGCAGCAAGTGTCATGGAAGAACTCCACGGATCCTTCTCCGGGAGACTACATCCGGATGATTCGTGCTCTACGTATTCCGGATTTGGTCATTTTTAACAGATCCGCCAAATACCGTCGCAGCGGCCTATGGAACGGACATGAGTTCGTCGGCCATCCGTCGATGGCGAACAGCCAG CGTTGGTTTCTTGGCACGGGAGAGTGGCAGCTTCTGTGGTCGATTCCGGAGGACGTGTGCGATTTGTACAACTACTGCGGTCGAAACAAAATGTGCACCAAGAAATACAATGGCCCCGACTGCCAGTGCTTGCCCGGGTTAAAGATTGTGGAGAACGGATGCCAGAGGGAGAAGCCTTTGAATTGCTCGTCGAACCAGTTTTCCAAGGTGCCGAACGTGAAGGTGCCCGACACTGAGAACGCTACATCACGAGGAAAGATGAATCTCGATGACTGCAAGAATTTGTGCTTGAATGATTGCTCCTGTGTGGCATATGCGGTGATCAGTGGGTCTTATGGATGCATAACTTGGACTGGTGATCTGTTGGATATCAGAACTTTTGATGATGAAGGACGAAATGATTTATACATTCGACTGGATCATCAGAGTACGATTAATCAAACTTCTGTCTTTTTTTTCCTACCAGAATCATCAACAAAGAAGCACGCGTGGGTGGCGATAGCCATTCCTCTGTTGCTGGGATTTTTTCTATTATGCGGTGTGGGCGTACTCGTGCGGTGGAAGAGAAACAGAGCGTCGACCAGATTGCTATTACAGTTGCCAAATGTATGCGAAG GTGGCTCGACTCCTGATGATGTATCAGAGTCAAGGTCGTCGGTCTCGATCGACTCTGAAGATTCTCGTGATCTGCATAATACTGATAAAGGAGTAG GTTTGCTCAACACATTGGGTTTACTACCTTCCTACGATTTGTGTACAATAAAAAATGCGACAAATAATTTCTCTGATGGAAACAAACTTGGAGAAGGTGGATTTGGTGTGGTTTACAAG GGACAATTAGAAGATGGACAAAGGATTGCTGTCAAGAAATTATCCAGAAACTCCTCACAAGGCCCAAATGAGTTCCAAAATGAACTCTCGTTGATAGCCAAGTTGCAACATAGAAACCTTGTTCGTCTTTTGGGTTGTTGTATCGAAGGCGCCGAGAGACTTATCGTTCTTGAATATATGGAAAACAAGAGCTTAGATGCCTTTATTTATG ATAAAACAAAAAGTTCTTTGCTAGATTGGCAAAAACGTCTTGACATTATAATTGGAATTGCTCGAGGCCTTTTATACCTTCATCAAGACTCTATCTTGAGAGTCATTCATCGTGATCTTAAGCCAAGTAATATCCTCTTGGATAGAGATATGACTCCAAAAATTTCAGATTTTGGCATAGCAAGAATAGCTGAAGGAGAGAGAGATCTTGCAGATGGAACTACTAGACCAATTGGAACCTT TGGATATATGGCACCTGAATATTTATCATGCGGGTATTTTTCATTTAAATCAGATGTGTTCAGTTTTGGCGTGATAGTGCTAGAAATCTTAAGCGGCAAGAGGAATAGAACATTCGGCCAAGCAAATTCAGGTTTAAACCTTTTACAACAt ACATATAGACTTTGGAAGGAAGGAAGATCCTTGGATATTCTTGACGATGCAGTAAGCTGCTCGTATCCAACAATCAAAATCCTACGCTGCATCCGAATGGCTCTTTTGTGCGTACAAGATAACTATGAAAACAGACCAACAATGACAGAGGTGGTGATGATGTTAACAAGTGAGGATCATTTGATTCCACTTAAGCAACCCATAATAACATCAACTCGTAGTGACGGAGATTATACTACCAAAGAAATGAGTATCACAATCACAGGTCGATGA